Below is a genomic region from Cynocephalus volans isolate mCynVol1 chromosome 14, mCynVol1.pri, whole genome shotgun sequence.
tcacttcacagactcggctggaggtttttacccacatgggcccggcctcttcttctgtctgtctctgaatctgcctgagaaaagatctgcagatggttatggccactgcctcatttccagtttccaatattctgcaagtttctttcttggccaattctaatctggaagaagagacggaagggaactctggaaaatgtaattaactcccagcttagctgcactgacagagtacaaagcaccagagtgtaatgccacatactgtcttttttctaaggcataaatatgagacttaccaaattattttcgagataagaaatatcaaagaattttctagagaatttcccctattctacaaaaaaaaaaattttttttttttttgcaaaaactgagaagaaaatctcatttattttgttaatgcataccacccatataggcgctatagagttgaatgatttttttttccccaaggattaaagttcttaacgttgcggtcacatggaaatcatccttaattttaacctaaagattgactggtgcatattcttcagatatttcaagcaaaaattagcagtaatgtattatttttatcatcagaaaaacgttaactgtcaattacacacacacatgcataattatataatacacacatctccatgtacggcggcacttcacaaagctcagggaagattcatattatctttcaattctatttttccacaaacattttgaagttctcagatacccatatatgcaggatgttatatggctttttacctgtatacagtgctcactgttttctattcataaaaaatttaaattagaaccatagaagcatcattataccctccttacaggtttctttctagatagtaaaggtctatgaaacacataaacactggttaataatatgcttcatcttcttatcatatcttctcaccacagactttttcattgcagcatggacagaggcttagatttcatgttttaagagcataaaaatatccatcaacagcaagtttttataaatagagggtcttgaagggtcttagatccacaatttcttttggtaattttaaaagattattattatttttaacggacacctaataactgtacatatttatggggtacattgtgattttttttaattaaaaacctagctgattttattattattatcaataccaagcaagtctttaaatcaatgaaaatttaattaagcataaagttactttcacatttgtctacaaccgtagtaaatacagttcttggcataaagacacagcccttggagtttaaaacatccccaactgcaagataacctaaataaatttcccattattgtttatgtaatagtgggttagttaatcaaattaaattaattatacaatctaggataaaataaaatggaaataatttactcacgaaattcatatttaaatcatctttatttacaaaatagtatcctgagaattataattccattaagcttcaatttgagcaaaaattgtagttacttaaactgaaaatgaaagataagtcaaaactatttatgaagagagaccaaaaatatcatcaggtttcttgctgtgcttctggatttcaggagcaggctcatttgagcacggaatcgaccctgaagggaactcacccctactttcagaatgtgggggtggaggtgacaatccagctcctagaggaacataaggaggaaatcccctcagtgaatagacatttctcattgcaaatggaggtggtggctggacagagaaatcccttggtagaaaataattttgaggagctccatacatgcttcctggaggaggtggaggaaaaagaggttctcttctcatgaatggacccctcctatccactggaaacaatggacctctgattgcaggaaaaggtggaggagcaaagccagggccacttgcttccctttcagcaggcacagatgaatgaggcacatttacattaccaaggtcgtctttggtttcatttctgctggattccgtttgtgagggctttggcccatccactttatccaaagaagccaggttaaaacttctcagttctgctgggccagacggtccaccaggattaggaTCAAagccgtcttgcctttgtggaagaagagctggatcagaacatgggtggcctggtggagggatcatcatccttcggtgttgttcccacggaggtgacaggaacccagatggaggtggtggctgcacagggaaatcccttgggagataataattttgaggagctccatacatgcttcctggaggaggtggaggaaaaggaggttctcttctcatgaatggacccctcctatccactggaaacaatggacctctgattgcaggaaaaggtggaggagcaaagccagggccacttgcttccctttcagcaggcacagatgaatgaggcacatttacattaccaaggtcgtctttggtatcatttctgctggattccgtttgtgagggctttggcccatccactttatccaaagaagccaggttaaaacttctgagctctgctgggccagacggtccaccaggatcaggatcaaatccgtcttgcctttgtggaagaagagctggatcagaacatgggtggcctggtgggggaatcatcatccttcggtgttgttcccacggaggtgacaggaacccagatgggggtggtggctgcacagggaaatcccttgggagataataattttgaggagctccatacatgcttcctggaggaggtggaggaaaaggaggttctcttctcatgaatggacccctcctatccactggaaacaatggacctctgattgcaggaaaaggtggaggagcaaagccagggccacttgcttccctttcagcaggcacagatgaatgaggcacatttacattaccaaggtcgtctttggtatcatttctgctggattccgtttgtgagggctttggcccatccactttatccaaagaaggcagattcaaacttctgagttctgctggtccagacggtccaccaggatcaagatcaaatccgtcttgcctttgtggaagaagagctggatcagaacatgggtggcctggtggaggaatcatcatccttcggtgttgttcccacggaggtgacaggaacccagatggaggtggtggctgcacagggaaatcccttgggagttaataattttgaggagctccatacatgcttcctggaggaggtggaggaaaaggaggttctcttctcatgaatggacccctcctatccactggaaacaatggacctctgattgcaggaaaaggtggaggagcaaagccagggccacttgcttccctttcagcaggcacagatgaatgaggcacatttacattaccaaggtcgtctttggtatcatttctgctggattccgtttgtgagggctttggcccatccactttatccaaagaagccaggttaaaacttctgagctctgctgggccagacggtccaccaggatcaggatcaaatccgtcttgcctttgtggaagaagagctggatcagaacatgggtggcctggtgggggaatcatcatccttcggtgttgttcccacggaggtgacaggaacccagatgggggtggtggctgcacagggaaatcccttgggagataataattttgaggagctccatacatgcttcctggaggaggtggaggaaaaggaggttctcttctcatgaatggacccctcctatccactggaaacaatggacctctgattgcaggaaaaggtggaggagcaaagccagggccacttgcttccctttcagcaggcacagatgaatgaggcacatttacattaccaaggtcgtctttggtttcatttctgctggattccgtttgtgagggctttggcccatccactttatccaaagaagccaggttaaaacttctgagttctgctgggccagacggtccaccaggatcagaaTCAAAaccgtcttgccttcgtggaagaagagctggatcagaacatgggtggcctggtggagggatcctcatcctccggtgctgttcccacggaggtgacaggtacccagatggtgctccatgagaatcggttaacctatcacagcccgattctcctctttcattggtcatctggtgatccagagtattctctgggcctcttgagcctcttcctcctcctcgccctggagtcaaaggtgcgagtctgagtggagagagaaaagctctcgtttcggatgaaggtcgacccactggtgaggcaccacatggggaatgctctccgccaaatgctgtctttggaacatcaactacatatggatcttttttgaaaagttcaaatttaaactctttttcagctaatttttgtctcttggaaacatttactttccttaaatacctgaggtgtctttcagcagtctcagctgccacccagctgccatgcgcttctttctcataggaagtcatctgcccttgataagaacgaacgcttctctccaattcttcttctgcatctctggctctccttctgtaggtctccagttcctcagctgcatggctcatcttctcttctactttggaaagtttctcctccttctctaaccggtccttttcctctgctattaacttcctgtggagtttcattccattttcttgatacagttcagtcattcctttaagtttctgccgaagcttctgattttcactttccaactgtgtgttttctgactgtaaagatgcttgttcagtctggagatttgtaatatgctctataagctcttcctttgttttatctacttcagacaactcagggtaaatttggtttctttctccttctagggttttgaaagaagcatttaacttagcagtgtgaatcagtttcttcaaagctccttttggcagatcatctaagcgagcaccattttgtgattcactcttcatctgcaattccaagtcatcagccatcatgtcttctccaagcacagcagcccagtctgtcatcttgagcaagcgttcagccagagacttgatgtgattttctttatcactcagaactcgttctgcctggactttggagttttcaaatattattttctgtttattaagttcactcacttgttctttcaatacttccgcttcttgtaaaagctgtttctggctttcctgaagttgggaattttcattcaaggcgtcttttattgccaccttcagacgttcttcattcatttgaaatattttgcagattagtttggcttcagctacttgtgactggatggatttcgattcatcttctagggactgtatcctttttgaaatatccgccatcaattcatcttgctcacaatgtttagatttctgttcctttaattcttttgctagaaagactatttcatcctcaagtttagatttggagctgctcagcttttcataggttgcctccaagctttgtgcttctgttgaccccttctcaaagctggcatccttcacagctgactccaagccttcatactcctcttgaacaacgcaaagtttgtcaagtagtttacatttttcttcaattagtccagaaagcttttcagcaagctttttctctcttcttacataaagccggcttctcaccgatcgaacacttctccacaaaaacaagagaatcaaaaatccagtaagagccgcacatgtcaccagttcccacggaaaaccagggcccggtctcaggtcttcaggcaatgctgccacagtcctgcacagctttcccaggaccagccccaagtacggctgaggggcagccccgggcacctccatggcgccgaggctgctccggctgtggccacagtagccacggcctggccgggccaccaccagcagctgagacagctctgcgttctgtcgggaatgcgaaccggccccggcgacagcagcagacacagcgcagccggccttgaggggagccggggagcactggcgcccaccggcctcaggcgtcccccacgcgcaccatggtaaccaggcccctttgtgacgtcacttccgccacgcggttccggagcctgccccgcgcgagcctgtgacacacgctgtcctagccacccccacctcggcttggttttggccgggccaccgctggatttgaatccatgtttataatgatgaaatctgggtaatcagcatactcatcactcaaatatttgtcatttctttgtgctgggaaaattcaaaatcctctcttttagctatttgaaattatctaataaatgcgtgctgactctagccaccttacaaagctgtagatcagtacaaatagttcctcctgtccagctgcaactttgtatctgtaacctctgcctttcccctcctcgccctacccttcccagcctctagtgaccactattctgctacttctaggagatcaacttttcctttggcaattttttaaaggaaattttgcgattttaatttctttcagaggagcatccttccttagatacctgccaaggaacaaaagtgttttctttggactaactttgccaaaatagccgtagaatgtggcaatgggaagaggcctgagacactctgggcttcagctggcccaacgctttctttataggtaatgaagcaaaggtctacagtaagtgcactacttgtccagggctgtttagctatttagtggcagaagtgtgttgtatttcgggatctgctggatgtcagtgaaatgctctttgtttaaaaaacactttattgaggaatattttatataccttgtaatccacccatttcaggtatgcaattcaatgagttctagtaagttcatcaagttgtgcagccatcaccacaaatcagttttagaacattttcaccacaccaataagatctcctgtacccatttattcttttttccccccaattttattggttatgaatattcacgggatgcaaggctgattgtcaccgttcatacccaagctgtgatggccagattcatactggccacatgaccgttacatttattgtatcacctttattgactttcatatgttgaaccatccttgtatccctggcatgaatcccacttcaggtgcctgaaacctctgccaagtttctctttttggtgcccataggagccagcctgtgccgctggttcccatggaaacagatccctgagacacaccctgccttgcagcacgcacaaagcgcttgctcgccctttgccttttcttttttgtttttttagccagccagttagttccaactttcaggaccccaggggaataaaatgaggactgttccagaggggaggcagctgcccaggtgtctggcccaagctcccagcccaccctgccccctggggaaagggggggcaagcctcaggtcagggcacagctccccaggagcccctcggcctttcaaggccaggacagccctgctcctttggctcccagcacacttccaggagcagggacgcgctgagcgttttgagtcttcacggtggacttgggaggaaggtgtctttatctcactctatggatgatgacagtgagacccagaaaagtaaaagggtttgcccaagtcacaggctagaaagtgacaaagccgggacataaagcctgttcctttcatcccaaagcgagcatggcggtcaagatgcaccccaaccgatgacacacccatgtttcatacgtcagcttggagacttgctgatcacactgcccaggacaggcctggccttccttactgtgtgaactgaaaaggtaggaccagagaagcccacccccaaaccagtgctgccctctggtgagtcaccctcccactgctcagaggtgctttcttcgaagttaacaagctgtgcaaccaaacaggtcaggacgactgccctgcccactgggccccccaggccccggggccttgggaacctcccactgcagcagccaacctggagggttcccctcatgcaacacagatgtgaatgttcctgccccctgccatgacccccctctgccactgggtcctttcccaggcaggagggaatggggaccgaggacgcctgagttggctccttgcatgggcctcagcggtggccgtgctgtgggcacgtggccattagcaaactccccaagagagagtcagttttgcaagagtctctggcagctatcagacccagaaaaggggcggaaggctgcaggagtgcctgccctgttagctacgagcttgagcctgatgggttggaactgtgcttttcctcccacggtggcaggagcccgagggcagggcagtttggaagtggaaagggaaggaatcgtttcaagtctggatgaaggctgcgtttccttatgttgcagttactgagcacttcacactggaggcggcggtgatgagacgcgttagctgaccagggtctcttactctcatcccaggcaggggaggggcttggcaagccccacccacaagtcttggggtctcctggaccttcctcatgaccccctccactccaggcccaagttcaatccctcctccccaggaccccaagccggcaggtggagctcttccgtacctttccctcaggccctttctactgttgggcctggctgaggggcagagacagagaaattccccctcggggtttgggccctgccccaccaagagcccctgcctgagaccaaggcccctctgggaggggggtgcgtctcaccatgcatgtggtgcccgctctttaaagaaggtcaataaacacctgttgccccccccaaagccctcctctggatgccacagaactcagggatgtcaccaggacactgagccagcacagctgtggaactggaaaccacttaaagcagctttatttgtgtccacctctggcccttgaaacctcttctgctggccagtcctcccacggccagatggaaacctgacaggcccaggctgcttcttggtagggaaatacccgtggtctccaccacttcacgtcacacagcaccgctcggctcacgtccaggcccaacaataaaaagggcctgacgt
It encodes:
- the LOC134362440 gene encoding LOW QUALITY PROTEIN: melanoma inhibitory activity protein 2-like (The sequence of the model RefSeq protein was modified relative to this genomic sequence to represent the inferred CDS: inserted 1 base in 1 codon) gives rise to the protein MEVPGAAPQPYLGLVLGKLCRTVAALPEDLRPGPGFPWELVTCAALTGFLILLFLWRSVRSVRSRLYVRREKKLAEKLSGLIEEKCKLLDKLCVVQEEYEGLESAVKDASFEKGSTEAQSLEATYEKLSSSKSKLEDEIVFLAKELKEQKSKHCEQDELMADISKRIQSLEDESKSIQSQVAEAKLICKIFQMNEERLKVAIKDALNENSQLQESQKQLLQEAEVLKEQVSELNKQKIIFENSKVQAERVLSDKENHIKSLAERLLKMTDWAAVLGEDMMADDLELQMKSESQNGARLDDLPKGALKKLIHTAKLNASFKTLEGERNQIYPELSEVDKTKEELIEHITNLQTEQASLQSENTQLESENQKLRQKLKGMTELYQENGMKLHRKLIAEEKDRLEKEEKLSKVEEKMSHAAEELETYRRRARDAEEELERSVRSYQGQMTSYEKEAHGSWVAAETAERHLRYLRKVNVSKRQKLAEKEFKFELFKKDPYVVDVPKTAFGGEHSPCGASPVGRPSSETRAFLSPLRLAPLTPGRGGGRGSRGPENTLDHQMTNERGESGCDRLTDSHGPPPPSGFLSPPWEQHRRMMIPPPGHPCSDPALLPQRQDGFDPNPGGPSGPAELRSFNLASLDKVDGPKPSQTESSRNETKDDLGNVNVPHSSVPAEREASGPGFAPPPFPAIRGPLFPVDRRGPFMRREPLFPPPPPGSMYGAPQNYFLPRDFSVQPPPPFAMRNVYSLRGFPPYVPLGAGLSPPPPHSESRGEFPSGSIPCSNEPAPEXPEAQQET